From the genome of Spinacia oleracea cultivar Varoflay chromosome 2, BTI_SOV_V1, whole genome shotgun sequence, one region includes:
- the LOC110786386 gene encoding UV-stimulated scaffold protein A homolog, which yields MAEDQIEEERESGKVMALIEKATNSTEPEVDPRLLKAIKMVVRYSDFELKLAYQTLMRLMKRQHSQIRYLAFLIIDELFMRSKLFRTLITDNLDQLLSLSVGFRRNQPLPAPPSVASVLRKKAIEFLEKWNGSFGVHYRQLRLGYDYLKNTLRYQFPNLQANAARVEQQRRERELKTQEILRNKLDMLRESLPSLKEEIRLTIDEIGECLEIARAKDANAALEPLDDDDEEEFEGIRNPELLQIRLDALKEAEKVQENIENKVVFDALRELYKLLVTKHLVSVQEWISILIRVEVVDIRFRDSALKEFIDVRNQITAVKKKCEESGCALPKIKESEEDDIWEDGKIESVEESKDLTTVPVDCKVLATDAAECSNRKAKKRDIVKRRINAGNSDPLRGKLLAEAPVINWGSSLDNWGEKRDALANQRGLELDSHWGRVDDDASIPSEKIAELNVHASIYKEEQAEVQPCHAPLRNGKLCQRKDLRVCPFHGPVIPRDDKGIPIYSEGEAGKSANYIHNEDTSVRQSSSTEEMHIDGMGISTEKLAKMAVKNVRERDEEEVKRKESDKRAIKKAKLAKVREHNDVVLREAAIASTSSSAAFGEVGPANTGERASTKNKKQTLASMLRKKVTAKDRLSQKLLSARARDETIKQLTKGEDTRYRESFPNQW from the exons ATGGCGGAAGATCAaattgaagaggagagagaaagcggaAAAGTGATGGCGTTGATCGAGAAAGCAACCAATTCAACCGAACCTGAGGTTGACCCTCGCCTTCTTAAAGCCATAAAAATGGTGGTTCGATACTCCGATTTCGAGCTCAAACTCGCCTATCAAACCCTAATGCGTCTCATGAAACGACAACACTCTCAG ATTAGGTATCTTGCGTTTTTGATAATTGACGAGTTATTTATGCGATCAAAGCTTTTCAGAACCCTAATTACTGATAATTTGGATCAATTGTTAAGTTTATCGGTTGGATTTCGACGAAATCAACCCCTCCCTGCCCCCCCTTCTGTTGCATCGGTTCTACGAAAAAAGGCAATTGAGTTTTTAGAAAAATGGAATGGTTCATTTGGAGTTCATTATAGGCAGCTTAGGTTAGGATATGATTATTTGAAGAACACTCTTAGGTATCAATTCCCTAATTTACAAGCGAATGCTGCTCGGGTTGAAcagcagaggagagagagggagctGAAAACACAGGAGATTTTGAGGAACAAGCTTGATATGTTGAGGGAGAGTCTCCCTTCGTTGAAGGAAGAGATAAGGTTGACAATTGATGAGATTGGAGAGTGCTTAGAGATTGCTAGGGCTAAAGATGCAAATGCGGCATTGGAACCgttagatgatgatgatgaggaggaGTTTGAGGGGATTCGTAACCCGGAGTTGCTGCAAATTCGGCTTGATGCATTAAAGGAAGCAGAGAAGGTTCAGGAGAATATCGAGAACAAAGTGGTTTTTGATGCATTGAGGGAGTTGTATAAGCTGTTAGTGACTAAGCATTTAGTTTCGGTCCAGGAATGGATTTCTATTCTTATCAGGGTTGAAGTTGTTGATATTAGGTTTAGGGATTCTGCATTGAAAGAGTTCATTGATGTTCGGAACCAAATTACTGCGGTGAAGAAGAAATGTGAGGAATCTGGTTGTGCCCTTCCTAAGATCAAGGAGAGTGAGGAAGATGACATATGGGAGGACGGTAAGATTGAATCTGTGGAGGAAAGTAAAGATTTAACAACAGTACCGGTTGATTGTAAGGTATTGGCTACTGATGCCGCTGAATGCAGCAATAGAAAGGCAAAGAAAAGGGATATTGTAAAACGGAGAATAAATGCTGGTAATTCGGATCCTTTGAGGGGGAAGCTTTTAGCTGAAGCTCCCGTTATCAATTGGGGTTCCTCTTTGGACAATTGGGGTGAGAAGAGGGATGCCTTGGCTAACCAGAGGGGATTAGAGCTTGATAGCCATTGGGGAAGAGTAGATGATGATGCTTCTATACCGTCGGAGAAAATTGCAGAATTAAATGTTCATGCAAGTATTTACAAAGAAGAGCAAGCTGAAGTCCAGCCATGCCATGCTCCTTTGCGCAATGGGAAGCTTTGCCAGAGGAAAGATTTGAGAGTATGTCCATTTCACGGGCCAGTTATACCGCGTGATGATAAAGGAATACCTATTTATTCTGAGGGTGAGGCAGGGAAGTCGGCTAACTACATACATAATGAAGATACATCGGTGAGGCAAAGTTCTTCCACGGAAGAGATGCATATTGATGGAATGGGAATTTCAACGGAGAAGCTAGCTAAAATGGCTGTAAAAAATGTTAGAGAGAGGGACGAAGAAGaagtgaaaagaaaagaaagtgaTAAGCGAGCAATCAAGAAAGCCAAACTTGCTAAGGTTCGGGAACACAATGACGTAGTTCTTCGAGAGGCTGCAATAGCTTCAACCTCAAGTTCTGCAGCTTTTGGGGAAGTTGGACCTGCAAACACGGGAGAGAGAGCTTccacaaaaaataaaaagcaaaCTCTTGCATCGATGTTGCGGAAGAAAGTGACAGCGAAAGATAGATTGTCACAGAAGCTTTTGAGTGCCCGTGCAAGAGATGAAACCATCAAACAGTTAACTAAAGGCGAGGATACCAGATACCGAGAATCATTTCCAAATCAGTGGTAG
- the LOC110786394 gene encoding aspartyl protease family protein 2, giving the protein MEEKRKLTSFLFSLVLFLSFSLSSSLELQTLVLFSLPKPSSLLSNQEWDITAQLQAEGELSDTLSNTLDFSGLLDSNVALQLEHLDALAPSHLSKDELFAIKLKRDEARVESILAKAQARGGSHPSSKPGPSHGRRNATHGPRSGGDFSSSVTSGLAQGSGEYFTRLGVGTPPRYMYMVLDTGSDIVWLQCSPCKRCYDQTDRMFNPGKSGSFRSIPCRSRICQKLDQPGCTVRGNKCAYQVSYGDGSFTVGEFASETMTFRRTRVPNVALGCGHDNEGLFVGAAGLLGLGRGKLSFPSQTGNRFGFKFSYCLVDRSASSKPSSVVFGSSAVSRNAVFTPLISNPKLDTFYYVELIGFSVGGTRVPGVSGELFKIDRTGNGGIILDSGTSVTRLTRPAYTALRDAFRVGASALKTAPGFSLFDTCFDLSGKTEVRVPTVVMHFNGADVSLPANNYLIPVDTSGRFCFAFAGTMSGLSIIGNIQQQGFRVSFDVASSRVGFVPNSCT; this is encoded by the coding sequence AtggaagaaaaaagaaaactcACCtctttccttttctctttgGTTTTATtcctctcattttctctctcctcttctcttGAACTTCAAACACTTGTCCTATTTTCTCTCCCTAAACCCTCCTCCCTTTTGTCTAACCAAGAATGGGACATTACAGCCCAACTCCAGGCAGAGGGCGAGCTTTCAGATACCCTAAGCAACACCCTCGACTTTTCTGGTTTGCTAGATTCCAACGTCGCGCTTCAGCTAGAACATTTGGATGCTCTAGCGCCGTCGCACTTGAGCAAGGATGAGCTTTTCGCTATCAAGCTGAAGCGCGACGAAGCCCGGGTGGAATCTATCCTCGCCAAGGCCCAGGCCCGAGGTGGCTCGCATCCCTCCTCCAAACCCGGCCCATCTCATGGGAGGAGGAATGCGACCCACGGCCCGCGCTCTGGAGGTGACTTCAGCAGCTCCGTCACCTCCGGGCTGGCCCAAGGGAGTGGGGAGTATTTCACCCGACTCGGCGTAGGGACACCGCCGAGGTATATGTACATGGTGTTGGACACTGGAAGCGACATCGTTTGGCTCCAATGTTCACCTTGTAAGAGATGTTACGATCAGACGGACCGGATGTTCAACCCCGGTAAATCCGGTTCATTCCGGTCTATTCCTTGCCGGTCCAGGATCTGCCAGAAGTTGGACCAACCCGGATGTACAGTACGTGGCAACAAATGCGCGTACCAGGTGTCGTATGGTGATGGGTCCTTCACCGTGGGAGAGTTCGCTAGTGAAACGATGACGTTTCGAAGGACAAGAGTTCCAAACGTTGCGCTTGGGTGTGGACATGATAATGAAGGTTTGTTTGTAGGTGCTGCCGGTTTACTGGGTTTAGGGCGAGGGAAATTGTCTTTCCCTTCTCAAACCGGAAACCGGTTCGGGTTTAAATTCTCTTACTGTTTAGTAGACCGGTCTGCTTCGAGTAAACCATCATCAGTGGTTTTCGGCTCATCAGCGGTTTCCCGAAACGCGGTTTTTACCCCATTAATCTCAAACCCAAAACTAGACACCTTTTACTACGTGGAATTGATTGGGTTTAGCGTTGGTGGGACCCGTGTCCCTGGTGTTTCGGGTGAACTTTTCAAGATTGACCGTACGGGTAATGGTGGAATTATATTGGACTCGGGCACCTCGGTCACCCGGTTAACCCGACCCGCTTACACTGCCTTACGAGACGCCTTCCGGGTCGGGGCATCCGCTTTAAAGACCGCCCCGGGGTTCTCATTGTTCGACACATGTTTCGACTTATCTGGTAAAACGGAGGTCCGGGTTCCCACGGTGGTAATGCACTTTAACGGTGCAGACGTGTCATTGCCCGCTAACAACTACTTGATCCCGGTCGATACCTCGGGTCGATTCTGCTTCGCTTTCGCAGGAACAATGAGCGGGTTGTCTATTATTGGCAATATCCAACAACAAGGTTTCCGGGTTTCTTTCGATGTCGCTAGTAGCCGGGTCGGATTCGTTCCGAATTCATGTACTTGA
- the LOC110785035 gene encoding cyclic pyranopterin monophosphate synthase, mitochondrial — MLTRRLLVNFCPSKRCFSTKNTYDLSSSIAEFNKELEDIFGEPPSSSGPLGSSSSAGVAQDIQYSSPDEVSENVCGLTHIGKQGKAQMVDVSPKENTKRTAIASCKVLLGKKVFELVSANQLAKGDVLSVAKIAGITGAKQTSNLIPLCHNISLSHVNVDLGLNHSDYSVDIQGEASTTGKTGVEMEAMTAVTIAGLTVYDMCKAASKHIEMSNVRLQRKSGGKSGDWSRDE, encoded by the exons ATGCTTACGCGGAGGCTTCTTGTGAACTTTTGTCCTTCCAAACGGTGCTTCTCAACCAAGAACACCTATGATCTTTCTTCGTCTATTGCAGAGTTCAATAAG GAACTGGAAGATATTTTTGGTGAACCTCCTTCATCATCAGGGCCTTTAGGTTCAAGTAGCAGTGCAGGTGTAGCTCAAGATATTCAGTATTCGTCTCCTGATGAAGTATCTGAAAACGTTTGCGGATTAACCCATATTGGAAAGCAAGGAAAGGCACAAATGGTGGATGTTTCTCCTAAAGAAAACACCAAGAGAACAGCTATTGCTAGTTGCAAAGTTTTATTGGGGAAGAAGGTGTTTGAATTGGTGTCAGCAAACCAGTTGGCGAAGGGAGATGTGCTTAGTGTAGCCAAAATTGCAGGAATAACAGGGGCAAAGCAGACTAGCAACCTTATTCCACTTTGCCATAACATTAGCCTCTCTCACGTAAATGTTGATTTGGGTTTGAATCATAGTGATTACAGTGTTGATATCCAAGGGGAAGCCTCTACAACTGGAAAGACTGGGGTCGAGATGGAAGCTATGACTGCTGTCACCATTGCTGGTCTAACTGTCTATGATATGTGCAAGGCTGCTTCAAAACACATTGAAATGTCAAATGTGAGACTCCAGCGTAAATCTGGAGGAAAGAGTGGGGATTGGTCCAGAGACGAGTAA